Proteins encoded by one window of Amaranthus tricolor cultivar Red isolate AtriRed21 chromosome 4, ASM2621246v1, whole genome shotgun sequence:
- the LOC130811252 gene encoding lysine-specific demethylase JMJ21, with product MEIDGGKLMVVNDRRPEALGNLRVLPDEILCDIISLLSPRDVAQLACVSSVMYIFCNEEPLWMSLCLRIASGLLEYKGSWKKTALQLDNKIQGNEATVKKPLHFDGFYSLFLYRRLYRCYTSLDGFSMDNGNVEREINLSMEDFHRNYDGKKPVLLTGVADSWPARKKWTLDQLVRDYGDTPFKISQRSSRKIKMKFKDYVSYMKIQHDEDPLYIFDEKFGEVAPGLLKDYTVPHLFEEDFFDVLNRDQRPPYRWFITGPERSGASWHVDPGLTSAWNTLLCGRKRWALYPPGKVPIGVTVHVNEEDGDVNIETPSSLQWWLDFYPLLPDEDKPLECTQLPGETIFVPSGWWHCVLNLEPSVAVTQNFVNSTNFEYVCLDMAPGYRHKGVCRAGFLALDDVKLEDVVTTCAISCTSPRDIPRKDTRRRADNACHESSGNHVANCCDVFNHDPHYNISFLSKFLDEHRDHYNSMWSSSNCIGQREMRDWLWKLWIEKPGMRDLIWKGACLAVDAGKWLECIDQICRYHKFSSPKDDEKLPVGTGSNPVYLIGDAVIKIYVEGGLECSLHSLATELHFYNLLCQLNSPLKKHVPDVLASGFIFLDNGSYTVVPWDGKVVPDVIANCNLMSENSKGDDISFGLWSKIIFDYKKPEFPASVTGNPSESKKIWPYIVTKRCKGKIFAEIRDSLSLENALDFASFLGEQLHNLHVLPLPQIANFTLANMRKELGLAPSNNLMEIDSLDSDGDAMWEIFLHSLDRRKKDVVSHLTKWGDPIPSSLIDKVIEYLPDDMKNLSSIFEGVPCSWIHSDIMDDNVYLEPQNSIDHDDHSDKVFVNGNLKNGEVQVWKSSHILDFSDLSIGDPILDVIPIHLDIFKGSKRLLKQLLSTYNRPFLNRNSQNNSTDNGVKFHRPSYRAMCYCILHEENVLGAIFSTWDELKDANSWEEIEETVWGVLNEFVYLL from the exons ATGGAAATTGATGGAGGGAAATTGATGGTGGTAAATGATCGGAGACCTGAAGCATTGGGTAACTTGAGAGTTCTTCCAGATGAAATACTTTGTGATATTATCTCTTTACTCTCTCCTCGTGATGTTGCTCAACTTGCTTGTGTTAGCAG TGTAATGTACATATTCTGCAATGAAGAACCTCTTTGGATGAGTTTATGCCTAAGAATTGCAAGTGGTCTCCTTGAGTATAAAGGTTCTTGGAAAAAAACAGCCTTGCAACT GGATAATAAAATACAAGGAAATGAAGCAACTGTCAAAAAGCCATTGCATTTTGATG GATTCTACTCGCTGTTCCTGTACAGAAGATTGTACCGGTGCTATACCTCATTGGATGGGTTCTCTATGGATAATGGAAATGTGGAACGGGAAATCAACCTTTCGATGGAAGACTTCCACAGGAATTATGATGGAAAGAAGCCA GTTTTGCTTACTGGTGTTGCGGACTCTTGGCCAGCAAGAAAGAAGTGGACTTTGGATCAGCTAGTGCGTGATTATGGGGatacaccttttaaaatttctCAACGTAGTTCTcggaaaatcaaaatgaaatttaagGATTATGTCTCATACATGAAAATTCAACACGATGAGGATCCCCTTTACATTTTTGATGAAAAG TTTGGGGAAGTGGCACCAGGTCTGCTAAAGGATTATACTGTGCCCCACCTATTTGAAGAAGACTTCTTTGATGTTTTGAACAGAGATCAGCGTCCACCGTATAGATGGTTCATCACAGGACCAGAGAGGTCCGGAGCTTCCTGGCATGTTGATCCAGGTCTTACTAGTGCCTGGAACACTCTTCTATGTGGACGCAAAAG GTGGGCGTTATATCCTCCTGGTAAAGTACCCATAGGTGTTACTGTACATGTAAATGAAGAGGATGGTGATGTGAACATCGAGACTCCATCATCTTTACAG TGGTGGCTTGATTTTTATCCACTCCTCCCTGACGAAGATAAACCTTTGGAGTGTACTCAACTGCCCGGAGAGACAATATTTGTCCCCAGTGGATGGTGGCATTGTGTCCTGAACCTAGAGCCCTCTGTTGCTGTCACCCAAAACTTTGTGAATTCCACCAACTTTGAGTATGTATGTCTGGATATGGCTCCCGGATACCGTCATAAAGGAGTTTGCCGTGCTGGATTTCTTGCTCTTGATGATGTGAAATTGGAAGATGTGGTCACAACCTGTGCTATAAGTTGCACAAGTCCAAGAGATATACCTAGGAAAGACACACGGAGAAGAGCAGACAATGCATGCCACGAAAGTTCTGGAAATCATGTTGCAAATTGCTGTGATGTATTCAATCATGATCCTCATTATAATATAAGTTTCTTATCAAAATTTTTGGATGAACATAGAGACCATTATAATTCTATGTGGAGCTCCTCGAACTGCATTGGACAGAGAGAGATGAGAGATTGGCTATGGAAACTTTGGATTGAAAAACCAGGAATGAGGGATCTGATATGGAAG GGAGCATGTCTCGCTGTCGATGCAGGGAAATGGCTAGAATGTATTGATCAGATTTGTAGGTATCACAAATTCTCTTCTCCGAAAGATGATGAGAAGTTGCCTGTCGGCACTGGCAGCAATCCT GTTTATTTGATTGGGGATGCTGTAATTAAAATCTATGTTGAAGGAGGGCTGGAATGTTCACTTCATAGTTTGGCCACGGAG CTTCACTTTTACAATCTACTATGTCAACTGAATTCCCCTTTGAAGAAGCATGTTCCTGATGTGCTGGCCAGtggttttatttttcttgataaCGGATCTTACACTGTTGTACCATGGGATGGTAAAGTAGTGCCAGATGTCATTGCTAACTGCAATCTGATGAGTGAGAACAGCAAGGGTGACGACATTTCTTTTGGTTTGTGGAgcaaaataatatttgattaCAAAAAACCTGAATTCCCTGCGTCAGTTACTGGCAATCCATCCGAAAGCAAGAAAATATGGCCTTATATTGTGACAAAAAGATGCAAAGGAAAGATTTTTGCAGAGAT AAGGGACTCTTTGTCTTTGGAAAATGCCCTTGATTTTGCTTCCTTTTTGGGAGAGCAGCTCCATAACCTCCATGTGTTGCCCCTTCCACAGATTGCCAACTTTACTTTAGCAAACATGAGGAAGGAACTTGGTTTGGCTCCCAGCAACAATCTTATGGAAATTGATTCTCTTGATTCTGATGGTGATGCAATGTGGGAGATATTTCTTCACAGTCTCGACAGAAGAAAAAAGGATGTAGTCAGCCACTTGACTAAATG GGGAGACCCTATTCCCAGTAGCCTAATCGATAAAGTTATTGAATACCTTCCTGATGATATGAAGAACTTATCTTCTATATTTGAG GGAGTTCCTTGTTCTTGGATACATTCAGACATCATGGATGACAACGTCTATTTAGAACCCCAAAATAGCATTGATCATGATGATCACTCCGACAAAGTATTTGTAAATGGCAACCTGAAGAATGGGGAAGTGCAGGTCTGGAAATCATCTCACATTCTTGACTTCAGTGATCTGTCTATCG GTGATCCTATTCTCGACGTGATCCCCATTCACTTAGATATCTTTAAAGGAAGCAAACGCTTGCTTAAGCAGCTATTGTCAACATACAACCGTCCATTCCTCAACAGAAACTCACAAAATAATTCGACTGATAATGGTGTAAAATTTCACCGACCCTCTTACCGTGCAAT GTGCTACTGTATTCTGCATGAGGAGAATGTATTAGGAGCTATTTTCAGCACATGGGATGAGTTAAAGGACGCAAACTCTTGGGAAGAAATTGAAGAAACTGTTTGGGGAGTTTTGAATGAGTTTGTGTATCTGCTGTAG
- the LOC130811253 gene encoding 40S ribosomal protein S6-1 — MKINVANPTTGCQKKLEIDDEQKLRVFYDKRISQEVSGDALGEEFKGYVFKIMGGCDKQGFPMKQGVLTPGRVRLLLHRGTTCFRGHGRRDGERRRKSVRGCIVSQDLSVLNLVIVKKGENDLPGLTDTEKPRMRGPKRASKIRKLFNLSKEDDVRKYVNTYRRTFTTKNGKKVSKAPKIQRLVTPLTLQRKRRRIALKKKKISKAKADAAEYQKLLASRLKEQRERRSESLAKRRSKLSAVTKRPSEAA, encoded by the exons ATGAAG ATCAATGTCGCTAACCCCACTACAGGGTGCCAAAAGAAGCTTGAAATCGATGACGAGCAGAAACT tCGGGTCTTTTATGACAAGAGGATCTCCCAGGAAGTCAGTGGTGATGCTCTTGGAGAG GAGTTCAAGGGTTACGTCTTTAAGATCATGGGAGGATGTGACAAGCAGGGTTTCCCCATGAAACAGGGTGTTTTGACTCCTGGAAGAGTTCGTCTATTGCTGCACAGAG GAACCACTTGCTTCCGTGGTCATGGAAGACGTGATGGAGAGCGTCGCCGGAAGTCTGTCCGTGGTTGCATTGTGAGCCAAGATTTGTCTGTTTTGAACTTGGTCATTGTCAAGAAGGGTGAGAATGATCTTCCTGGGCTCACTGACACTGAGAAGCCAAGGATGAGGGGTCCCAAGAGGGCATCAAAGATCCGCAAGCTTTTCAACCTCTCCAAGGAGGATGATGTTCGCAAGTATGTTAACACTTACCGCAGGACCTTCACCACAAAGAATG GCAAGAAGGTGAGCAAGGCTCCTAAGATCCAACGTCTGGTAACTCCATTAACCCTCCAGAGGAAGCGCCGAAGAATagctttgaagaagaagaagatctcAAAGGCCAAAGCTGATGCTGCAGAGTACCAGAAGCTCTTAGCTTCAAGGTTGAAGGAGCAGAGGGAGAGGCGAAGTGAGAGTTTGGCAAAGAGGAGGTCTAAGCTCTCTGCTGTCACCAAGCGTCCATCTGAAGCTGCTTAA
- the LOC130811254 gene encoding serine/threonine-protein kinase SAPK1 codes for MERYEIVRDIGSGNFGVAKLVKDKWTNDFLAVKFIERGHKIDEHVQREIINHSSLKHPNIIRFKEVFLTPTHLAIVMEYASGGELFERICNAGRFREDEARFFFQQLISGVSYCHSMQICHRDLKLENTLLDGSAAPRVKICDFGYSKSSVLHSQPKSAVGTPAYIAPEVLSKREYDGKIADVWSCGVTLYVMLVGAYPFEDPSDPKNFKKALVRILGAQYSIPDNIPISPECRHLLSRIFVANAEKRITIPEIKKHPWFMTNLPLELMEGGSWQTNDVNQPSQSVEEILSMIREARQPLQPPNTNGLLGSGSMDFDDVDADADADLDYIESSGEFV; via the exons ATGGAGAGGTATGAAATTGTTAGAGATATTGGGTCTGGTAATTTTGGTGTAGCTAAACTTGTTAAAGATAAGTGGACAAATGATTTTCTTGCTGTTAAATTCATTGAAAGAGGTCATAAG ATTGATGAGCATGTGCAAAGAGAAATCATCAATCACAGTTCCTTAAAGCATCCTAATATAATCAGATTCAAGGAG GTTTTTCTGACTCCGACTCATCTTGCAATAGTCATGGAATATGCATCAGGTGGAGAATTATTTGAACGGATATGTAATGCTGGTAGATTCAGGGAGGATGAG GCAAGATTTTTCTTTCAGCAACTGATATCAGGAGTTAGTTACTGTCATTCGATG CAAATTTGTCATAGAGATCTAAAGCTCGAAAACACACTCTTAGATGGAAGTGCTGCACCACGTGTCAAGATATGCGATTTTGGCTACTCCAAG TCTTCGGTGTTGCATTCCCAACCGAAATCTGCAGTTGGAACACCAGCTTACATCGCACCCGAAGTGCTATCCAAGAGAGAGTATGATGGGAAG ATTGCAGATGTGTGGTCATGTGGTGTCACCTTATATGTCATGCTGGTCGGAGCATATCCCTTTGAAGATCCATCCGATCCAAAAAACTTCAAGAAAGCCCTTGTT CGGATACTTGGTGCACAGTACTCAATCCCCGACAATATTCCAATATCTCCAGAGTGTCGGCACCTTCTATCTCGGATATTTGTGGCCAATGCTGAAAAG AGAATAACAATTCCAGAGATAAAAAAACACCCTTGGTTTATGACGAACTTACCGTTGGAGCTCATGGAAGGCGGAAGCTGGCAAACCAATGACGTTAACCAACCGTCACAAAGCGTTGAAGAGATATTGTCTATGATTCGAGAGGCACGGCAGCCTCTTCAACCGCCCAATACAAACGGACTTCTTGGTAGTGGTAGCATGGATTTCGATGATGTTGATGCCGATGCTGATGCCGATCTTGATTATATTGAAAGTAGCGGTGAATTTGTATGA